In uncultured Cohaesibacter sp., a genomic segment contains:
- a CDS encoding diguanylate cyclase translates to MPAYPRNYEIWYTYAAGFNRGLNKAINDILRTSGSISLSQLDAIYNEHLAPSRLGDRVDEVGGKISNEIRSIVREVEGYISATAHYGDTLMGASRNLSQTEDRHAIREIVKDLIQETKEAEEQNRTLSEQLAASQAQVQQLRESLDTIRYESLTDDLTTLANRKHFDRSLAQALEEAQESDEPLSLLMTDIDHFKKFNDTYGHQTGDQVLRLVAVAVKQNVKGRDVPCRYGGEEFAVVLPNTNLRQAVAVAESIRKAVMAKELIKRSTGENLGRITISIGCSTLSKGDTIQDLIERADQSLYAAKRGGRNLVKCETDPDVNLLANASGAA, encoded by the coding sequence ATGCCGGCTTACCCGCGCAACTATGAAATCTGGTACACATACGCGGCCGGCTTCAATCGCGGGCTGAACAAGGCAATCAACGATATCCTTCGCACGAGCGGGTCAATCTCGCTCTCGCAGCTGGATGCCATCTACAATGAGCATTTGGCTCCGAGTCGGCTTGGCGACCGCGTTGATGAAGTCGGAGGCAAGATTTCAAACGAAATCCGGTCTATTGTTCGCGAGGTTGAAGGATATATTTCAGCGACAGCCCATTATGGCGACACCCTCATGGGCGCTTCGCGCAATCTTTCTCAAACGGAAGATCGTCACGCCATTCGCGAAATCGTCAAGGACCTCATTCAGGAAACCAAGGAAGCCGAAGAGCAGAACCGGACCCTGAGCGAACAGTTGGCTGCATCGCAAGCGCAGGTTCAACAGCTTCGTGAATCTCTGGATACCATCCGTTATGAATCCCTGACGGACGATCTGACCACCCTTGCCAACCGCAAGCATTTTGACCGGTCTCTGGCACAGGCGTTGGAAGAAGCACAGGAAAGCGACGAACCTTTGTCGCTGCTGATGACGGACATCGACCACTTCAAGAAATTCAACGACACTTATGGCCATCAGACGGGGGATCAGGTGCTCCGCCTCGTGGCTGTGGCTGTCAAGCAGAATGTCAAGGGGCGCGATGTTCCTTGCCGTTATGGCGGCGAAGAATTTGCGGTTGTCCTGCCAAACACCAATTTGCGCCAGGCCGTTGCCGTTGCCGAGAGTATCCGCAAGGCTGTGATGGCCAAGGAATTGATCAAGCGCTCAACCGGCGAAAATCTGGGGCGGATCACCATTTCCATAGGTTGCTCGACCCTTTCCAAGGGCGACACCATTCAGGATCTGATCGAACGCGCCGACCAGTCGCTTTATGCTGCCAAGCGAGGCGGTCGCAATCTGGTCAAGTGCGAGACCGACCCGGACGTCAATCTGCTGGCCAATGCATCCGGCGCTGCCTGA
- a CDS encoding histidine phosphatase family protein, with protein MLVRYLICPEVAADVERAESEQMLSNLAIEQLETFARSGALTGTSHIFTSDWQGARQAGSILADHLAVRPVADPDMNECETMVIAPVAKRGVFDRIGQVFAKPSSGQREGGETAQDAQDRIAAAYLLAMEQVIARGMRGDVLFVGHGRIGALLQCHLTGQSIGSQAVAPSPGHHFAYDWGARKMLHSWRPLDSAS; from the coding sequence ATGCTGGTTCGATATCTCATTTGCCCTGAGGTCGCCGCCGATGTCGAACGCGCTGAGTCGGAACAGATGCTTAGCAATCTGGCAATCGAGCAGCTTGAGACTTTTGCCCGTAGCGGTGCGCTCACGGGGACAAGTCATATCTTTACCAGTGACTGGCAGGGGGCACGACAGGCCGGGAGTATTCTTGCCGACCATCTAGCGGTGCGACCCGTAGCCGACCCCGACATGAATGAGTGCGAAACCATGGTCATCGCTCCCGTAGCGAAGCGAGGAGTGTTCGATCGCATAGGCCAGGTTTTTGCCAAACCCTCATCCGGGCAGCGGGAGGGCGGGGAGACGGCACAGGATGCGCAGGACAGGATCGCGGCTGCCTATCTTCTTGCCATGGAGCAGGTGATTGCCCGCGGCATGCGCGGTGATGTGCTGTTTGTCGGTCATGGCCGGATTGGCGCGCTGCTGCAATGCCATCTAACCGGACAGTCCATCGGCTCGCAGGCGGTTGCACCATCGCCGGGACACCATTTCGCCTATGACTGGGGCGCGCGCAAGATGCTGCACTCTTGGCGACCGCTAGACTCTGCCAGCTGA
- a CDS encoding TIGR02301 family protein codes for MTFDAKARPFILMLMLAFSQIAMPSRAADNNLPPYEQNLRRLSSVVGALMYLDPLCNQSDPKDWYFHMAALLEAENADDSRTRQLKDRFNKSYQTFSRTYRSCNEQARKITELYHKEGQALLTTLKLKHAR; via the coding sequence TTGACATTTGATGCTAAGGCTCGTCCCTTCATCCTGATGTTGATGCTGGCCTTCAGCCAAATTGCAATGCCATCCCGGGCTGCGGACAACAACCTGCCGCCCTATGAGCAGAATTTGCGCCGCCTCAGCTCCGTGGTCGGTGCGCTCATGTATCTGGATCCATTATGTAACCAGAGCGACCCCAAAGACTGGTATTTCCACATGGCCGCGCTGCTTGAAGCGGAGAATGCCGACGACTCGCGGACCCGGCAGTTGAAAGACCGCTTCAACAAAAGCTACCAGACCTTTTCCCGAACCTACCGGAGCTGCAACGAGCAAGCCCGCAAGATCACTGAGCTCTACCACAAAGAAGGGCAGGCCCTGCTCACCACGCTGAAGCTCAAGCACGCCCGTTAA
- a CDS encoding P-II family nitrogen regulator codes for MKKIEAIIKPFKLDEVKEALQEVGLQGITVIEAKGFGRQKGHTELYRGAEYVVDFLPKVKVEVILAEDQVDAAVEAIQKAAQTGRIGDGKIFISTIEQAIRIRTGETGNDAI; via the coding sequence ATGAAAAAAATCGAGGCAATCATCAAACCTTTCAAGCTCGATGAAGTCAAAGAAGCACTGCAGGAAGTTGGTCTGCAGGGTATCACCGTGATTGAAGCAAAAGGGTTTGGCCGGCAGAAAGGTCACACCGAACTGTATCGTGGCGCAGAATATGTCGTCGATTTTCTTCCCAAAGTGAAGGTAGAGGTCATCCTCGCCGAGGATCAGGTCGATGCCGCCGTGGAAGCAATCCAGAAGGCAGCCCAGACCGGTCGCATTGGCGATGGCAAGATCTTCATCTCCACGATCGAACAGGCAATTCGCATTCGTACCGGAGAAACCGGCAACGACGCCATCTAA
- a CDS encoding NAD(P)H-hydrate dehydratase has protein sequence MAEMKENAVEILTPAQMGRADRLTIEGGVDGYLLMETAGQAVATAAIDLLERKTGSGASGMVCILCGPGNNGGDGFVAAQLLEEEGWSVIIGCSVDVEDLKGDAQRAAEEWGDEVYGLSASLWDDSDIIIDALFGAGLDRPITGELADLIDAVNQSGLPVLSVDLPSGVEGASGQIGGAAVRADQTVTFFRKKPAHVLYPGKALCGRLLVADIGIEDTVLEETGCCAFENAPTLWLGNWPEALKPLEVIQAERLADHKFHRGHCVVLSGDALHSGAARLAARAALRAGAGLVTLAPPVDSALAVAAQVTSIMVEPLKDADSLDDIFARRDCDVLVAGPALGLAEAQHVLIRNVLGLDMGVVLDADAITCFADGVASGDFSFEMMKDSPAARSGRLVLTPHEGEFARLFPDLSYRMREEKRLSKLDCALAAAQMCGAVIVLKGADTVVASPDGYGVIHSQGVPYLATAGSGDVLAGIVGGLMVQGMPTLDSACAGVWLHSQAGMMLGPGLISEDIIEALPKVYEALFDDYDADGGDGPDLDAYIGDGDEDDDD, from the coding sequence ATGGCTGAAATGAAAGAAAACGCTGTTGAAATCCTTACGCCCGCACAGATGGGGCGGGCGGATCGCCTGACCATTGAAGGGGGCGTGGACGGATATCTGTTGATGGAAACGGCAGGTCAGGCGGTGGCAACGGCGGCGATTGACCTTCTGGAAAGAAAGACGGGATCGGGGGCTTCCGGCATGGTCTGTATCCTGTGTGGGCCGGGAAACAATGGAGGCGACGGGTTTGTTGCGGCTCAGTTGCTGGAAGAAGAAGGCTGGAGTGTCATCATTGGCTGTTCGGTGGATGTCGAGGACCTCAAGGGCGATGCACAGCGGGCAGCGGAAGAATGGGGCGATGAGGTTTATGGCCTCTCCGCCAGTCTCTGGGATGATTCGGACATCATCATTGATGCTTTGTTTGGTGCCGGGCTGGATCGGCCGATCACGGGCGAACTTGCCGATCTGATCGACGCCGTCAACCAAAGCGGGTTGCCGGTGTTGTCTGTCGATCTGCCCAGCGGTGTTGAGGGGGCAAGCGGCCAGATTGGCGGGGCGGCGGTCAGAGCCGATCAAACCGTGACTTTCTTCCGCAAGAAACCTGCCCATGTGCTTTATCCGGGCAAGGCGCTTTGTGGTCGTCTGCTTGTCGCTGATATTGGTATAGAGGACACTGTTCTTGAAGAAACCGGATGCTGTGCGTTTGAAAATGCGCCAACCCTGTGGCTGGGCAACTGGCCAGAAGCGTTGAAGCCGCTTGAAGTCATTCAGGCAGAGCGTCTGGCCGATCACAAATTCCACCGTGGCCATTGTGTTGTCCTGTCGGGAGATGCTCTGCACAGCGGAGCCGCCCGGCTGGCGGCACGCGCGGCGCTGAGGGCAGGGGCGGGGCTGGTGACGCTGGCGCCGCCTGTGGACTCGGCGCTGGCTGTTGCGGCGCAAGTGACCTCCATCATGGTGGAGCCGCTGAAGGATGCCGATTCTCTTGATGACATTTTCGCCCGCAGGGATTGTGATGTTCTCGTGGCTGGCCCTGCGCTCGGTCTGGCCGAGGCGCAGCATGTGCTCATCCGGAATGTGCTGGGCCTTGATATGGGCGTGGTGCTGGATGCTGATGCAATCACTTGCTTTGCCGATGGGGTTGCAAGTGGTGACTTCAGCTTCGAGATGATGAAGGACAGCCCTGCGGCCCGGTCTGGTCGTCTGGTGCTGACGCCACATGAGGGCGAGTTTGCTCGCCTGTTCCCGGATCTGTCCTATCGCATGCGGGAAGAGAAAAGACTGTCGAAGCTCGATTGCGCTCTTGCTGCGGCGCAGATGTGCGGTGCTGTCATCGTCCTCAAGGGTGCTGATACGGTGGTTGCAAGCCCGGACGGCTATGGTGTCATCCATTCACAGGGCGTTCCCTATCTGGCAACGGCTGGTAGCGGCGACGTGCTGGCGGGGATTGTTGGTGGCCTGATGGTGCAGGGAATGCCGACACTCGATTCTGCCTGTGCCGGGGTCTGGCTGCACAGTCAGGCGGGCATGATGCTCGGGCCGGGGCTCATTTCCGAAGACATCATCGAGGCCCTGCCCAAGGTCTATGAAGCCTTGTTTGATGATTATGATGCAGACGGCGGCGATGGTCCCGATCTCGATGCCTATATTGGCGATGGCGACGAAGACGATGATGATTGA
- the parE gene encoding DNA topoisomerase IV subunit B: MSASDDLFASVPTPKGGASATRAPKAEAPKPKPQAQSNPAPTVPGVKADYTAADIEVLEGLEPVRRRPGMYIGGTDEKALHHLFAEIIDNSMDEAVAGYASWIEVELLPDNVITVTDNGRGIPVDPHPKFPNKSALEVIFTTLHAGGKFDSAVYETSGGLHGVGASVVNALSETMSVEVATNKKLYRQSFSRGIPTGSLEFLGDIHNRRGTKVTFKPDHEIFGKKIRFKPEQLLNMARSKAYLFGGVEIRWNCAPELLEHNPEVPAKATFHFPNGLKDYLAATLGKQNLVTPEIFAGRTEKTSGHGAVEWAVCWFGGDGFFNSYCNTVPTPEGGTHEAGLRTALLRGLKNYAELTNNKKGAVITADDVMTSAGALLSVFIREPEFVGQTKDRLATMAATRIVEQALRDQFDHWLTNAPQQANRLLEWVIDRADERLRRRKEKDVSRKSAVRKLRLPGKLADCSQNAKGDTELFIVEGDSAGGSAKQARNRTTQAVLPLRGKILNVASASSDKLHANQLLADLVQALGCGTRKNYNDDDLRYDRIIIMTDADVDGAHIASLLLTYFQREMPQLILNGHLFLAVPPLYRISQGGKTLYARDDLHKEELLNKEFKGKGKIEIGRFKGLGEMRSDQLKDTTMDPKNRTLLKVQIVDMVPGQTKEVVTRLMGNKPEARFEFIQENAEFATDLDI, from the coding sequence ATGTCTGCGTCTGACGATCTTTTTGCCTCTGTGCCAACGCCAAAAGGCGGCGCCTCCGCCACAAGAGCCCCCAAAGCGGAAGCCCCAAAGCCAAAGCCTCAGGCCCAGAGCAATCCGGCACCGACCGTTCCCGGCGTCAAGGCTGACTACACGGCAGCCGACATCGAGGTTCTGGAAGGCCTTGAGCCCGTGCGTCGCCGTCCCGGCATGTATATCGGCGGCACCGACGAAAAGGCGCTGCATCATCTGTTTGCCGAGATCATCGACAACTCCATGGACGAGGCCGTTGCAGGCTATGCTTCCTGGATCGAGGTCGAACTGTTGCCGGACAACGTGATCACCGTCACCGACAACGGACGCGGCATCCCGGTTGATCCGCATCCGAAATTCCCCAACAAGTCGGCGCTCGAAGTCATTTTCACCACCCTGCACGCTGGCGGCAAATTTGATTCTGCCGTCTACGAAACCTCCGGCGGTCTGCATGGTGTGGGTGCATCAGTTGTCAACGCCCTGTCCGAAACCATGTCCGTTGAAGTTGCCACCAACAAGAAGCTCTATCGTCAGAGCTTTTCCCGCGGCATTCCGACCGGCTCGCTGGAGTTTCTGGGCGACATTCACAACCGTCGCGGCACCAAGGTCACCTTCAAGCCCGACCATGAGATTTTCGGCAAGAAGATTCGCTTCAAGCCCGAACAGCTGCTCAACATGGCCCGCTCCAAGGCCTATCTGTTTGGCGGCGTCGAGATTCGCTGGAACTGCGCGCCCGAACTGCTGGAACACAATCCTGAGGTTCCGGCCAAGGCGACTTTCCACTTCCCGAACGGCCTCAAGGACTATCTGGCCGCAACGCTGGGCAAGCAGAATCTGGTGACGCCGGAAATCTTTGCTGGCCGGACCGAAAAAACCTCCGGCCACGGTGCCGTCGAGTGGGCCGTATGCTGGTTTGGTGGTGACGGATTCTTCAACTCCTATTGCAACACCGTGCCAACCCCGGAAGGCGGCACCCATGAGGCTGGTCTGCGCACAGCGCTGTTGCGTGGCCTCAAGAATTACGCCGAACTGACCAACAACAAGAAGGGTGCGGTGATCACTGCCGACGACGTGATGACCAGCGCGGGAGCCCTGCTCTCGGTCTTCATTCGCGAGCCGGAATTCGTCGGCCAGACCAAGGATCGCCTGGCAACCATGGCCGCCACCCGCATCGTTGAACAAGCCTTGCGCGACCAGTTCGACCACTGGCTGACCAACGCACCACAACAGGCAAACCGCCTGCTCGAATGGGTCATCGATCGTGCCGACGAACGCCTGCGCCGCCGCAAGGAAAAGGACGTCAGCCGCAAGTCCGCCGTGCGCAAGCTGCGGCTGCCGGGCAAGTTGGCCGACTGCTCGCAGAACGCCAAGGGCGATACCGAACTATTCATCGTGGAAGGGGATTCCGCTGGTGGCTCGGCCAAACAGGCCCGCAACCGGACCACACAGGCCGTCCTGCCCCTGCGCGGCAAGATCCTCAACGTCGCCAGCGCCTCCAGCGACAAGCTGCACGCCAATCAACTGCTGGCCGATCTGGTTCAGGCGCTTGGCTGCGGCACGCGCAAGAATTACAACGATGACGATCTGCGCTATGACCGCATCATCATCATGACCGATGCTGACGTCGACGGCGCCCATATCGCCTCGCTGCTGCTCACCTATTTCCAGCGGGAAATGCCGCAGCTGATCCTGAACGGCCACCTGTTCCTCGCCGTGCCTCCGCTCTACCGCATCAGTCAGGGCGGCAAGACGCTCTACGCCCGCGACGACCTGCACAAGGAAGAACTGCTCAACAAGGAATTCAAGGGCAAGGGCAAAATCGAGATCGGCCGCTTCAAAGGCCTTGGCGAAATGCGTTCGGATCAGCTCAAGGATACAACGATGGATCCCAAGAACCGGACATTGCTGAAAGTGCAGATCGTTGATATGGTCCCGGGCCAGACCAAGGAAGTCGTAACGCGCCTGATGGGGAACAAGCCGGAAGCACGCTTCGAATTCATTCAGGAGAATGCTGAATTTGCGACAGATCTTGACATTTGA
- the tig gene encoding trigger factor, with product MQVTETLSEGLKRELKVVVPASDLEAKLVAKIDEIKGQIRINGFRPGKVPASHVRKLHGKALMGEIIQELINETTRTTLEDRAEKAAMQPQYKLTEDELEAAKIMDGQADLDFSIIYEVLPSIVVADVSGVEIERPVVEVEDSEVEERLNQIAESSRPFETKEGKAEKGDRVVMSYLGKIDGEAFEGGADENGQLVLGSGQFIPGFEDQLIGVSAGYETVVKVKFPEEYGAEHLAGKDAEFEVVVKEVQAPGALELDDEFATKLGIESLETLKGLIKDQIVSQYGQMTRQRVKRQLLDKMDELHKFDVPPTLLEQEFENIWRQVLAEMNEASKTFEDEDTTEVKAKEEYKAIAERRVRLGLVLSEIGEKNEIKVTDEEVQRGIMMRAQQFPGQERQVFEYYTKNPEALASIRAPIFEEKVVDYLLELVKVEDKTVSKEELEKLVTEDEE from the coding sequence ATGCAGGTCACTGAAACCCTGTCCGAAGGTCTGAAACGCGAACTGAAAGTCGTGGTTCCTGCTTCTGATCTCGAAGCCAAGCTGGTCGCCAAAATTGATGAAATCAAGGGTCAGATCCGAATTAACGGCTTCCGCCCAGGCAAGGTACCGGCATCTCATGTCCGCAAGCTGCATGGCAAGGCTCTGATGGGTGAAATCATCCAGGAGCTGATCAACGAGACCACACGCACCACGCTTGAAGACCGTGCTGAAAAGGCTGCGATGCAGCCACAGTACAAGCTGACCGAGGATGAACTCGAAGCTGCCAAGATCATGGACGGCCAGGCCGACCTTGACTTCAGCATCATCTACGAAGTTTTGCCGAGCATCGTAGTTGCCGATGTTTCCGGCGTCGAGATTGAGCGTCCGGTCGTTGAAGTTGAAGACAGCGAAGTTGAAGAGCGTCTCAACCAGATCGCCGAAAGCTCCCGCCCGTTTGAAACCAAGGAAGGCAAAGCCGAAAAAGGCGACCGTGTGGTCATGTCTTATCTGGGCAAGATCGATGGTGAAGCCTTTGAAGGTGGCGCTGACGAAAATGGCCAGCTGGTTCTTGGCTCCGGCCAGTTCATTCCGGGCTTTGAAGATCAGCTGATCGGTGTTTCTGCCGGTTACGAAACCGTCGTCAAGGTCAAGTTCCCTGAGGAATATGGTGCCGAGCATCTTGCTGGCAAGGACGCTGAGTTCGAAGTCGTGGTCAAGGAAGTTCAGGCGCCTGGCGCTCTGGAACTCGACGACGAATTCGCAACCAAGCTGGGCATTGAATCCCTTGAAACCCTCAAGGGCCTGATCAAGGATCAGATCGTTTCCCAGTATGGTCAGATGACCCGCCAGCGCGTGAAGCGCCAGCTGCTCGACAAGATGGACGAGCTGCACAAGTTCGACGTTCCGCCGACCCTTCTTGAGCAGGAATTCGAGAATATCTGGCGTCAGGTCCTGGCTGAAATGAACGAAGCCAGCAAGACCTTCGAAGACGAAGATACCACCGAAGTGAAAGCCAAGGAAGAATACAAGGCCATTGCCGAACGTCGCGTTCGTCTGGGTCTGGTTCTCTCTGAAATCGGCGAAAAGAACGAAATCAAGGTAACCGATGAGGAAGTGCAGCGCGGCATCATGATGCGCGCCCAGCAGTTCCCGGGTCAGGAACGTCAGGTCTTCGAATATTACACGAAGAACCCTGAAGCGCTTGCTTCCATCCGCGCCCCGATCTTCGAAGAGAAGGTTGTCGACTATCTGCTCGAGCTGGTGAAGGTTGAAGACAAGACCGTCTCCAAGGAAGAGCTGGAAAAGCTGGTCACCGAAGACGAGGAATAA
- a CDS encoding DEAD/DEAH box helicase: MNFSDLGLSEKVLAAVRSAGYEKPTPIQEQAIPHVLARRDVLGVAQTGTGKTASFTLPMLSLLESGRARARMPRTLILEPTRELAAQVEQSFVVYGQNHRLTVSLLIGGVSFADQLKKLDRGADVLIATPGRLLDHFERGKLLLTGVDTFVVDEADRMLDMGFIPDIERICKLLPSTRQTVFFSATMPKEIQRLVDQFLHNPVKIEVAPAASTAKTITQRLISSGSKPWDKRAVLRSLIDNAKDLTNAIIFCNRKRDVATVSRSLSKHGYSVGALHGDMDQTSRMATLDGFKKNEVTLLVASDVAARGLDIPTVSHVFNFDLPTHAEDYVHRIGRTGRAGREGTAVSIATKADRKYIDAIEALTGDSVEWLGEIDFSSSSSEGDNEERGNSRRSSHRGRGKQRSDAPRSAEAPKKADAPKQQEDRRQEKAPAPRKKEQPAPVSAPVSAANYGEPSPRSVPSRNESPRNNRGRSKDHGERQVIGMGDHVPAFLLLPIRPTREKEQENGSAD; the protein is encoded by the coding sequence ATGAATTTTTCGGATCTAGGTCTGAGCGAAAAGGTGCTCGCAGCAGTGAGATCTGCTGGGTATGAAAAACCTACCCCAATTCAGGAGCAGGCGATTCCCCATGTTTTGGCCAGACGTGACGTTTTGGGCGTAGCCCAGACCGGCACCGGCAAGACCGCCTCCTTCACTCTGCCGATGCTTTCTTTGCTCGAGTCCGGACGCGCCAGAGCGCGCATGCCTCGTACTCTTATTCTGGAACCGACAAGAGAACTGGCTGCCCAGGTCGAACAGAGTTTTGTAGTTTACGGTCAAAACCACCGGCTGACAGTATCCCTGCTGATCGGCGGCGTCTCCTTTGCGGACCAGCTCAAGAAGCTTGATCGCGGTGCAGATGTGCTGATCGCCACGCCGGGTCGCCTGCTTGACCATTTCGAACGCGGCAAACTGCTGCTGACCGGTGTTGACACATTTGTCGTTGACGAAGCTGACCGCATGCTGGACATGGGCTTCATTCCGGACATCGAACGCATTTGCAAACTGTTGCCATCCACGCGACAAACTGTCTTCTTCTCGGCAACCATGCCCAAAGAAATCCAGCGTCTTGTGGATCAATTCCTGCACAATCCAGTGAAGATCGAGGTGGCGCCAGCCGCTTCAACTGCCAAGACGATCACCCAGCGATTGATCTCGTCCGGTTCCAAGCCATGGGACAAGCGCGCGGTTCTGCGATCGCTCATCGACAATGCCAAGGACCTGACGAACGCGATCATCTTCTGCAACCGCAAGCGCGATGTTGCGACAGTCAGCCGCTCCCTGAGCAAGCATGGCTACAGTGTCGGCGCGCTGCATGGCGACATGGACCAGACGTCCCGCATGGCAACGCTCGACGGCTTCAAGAAAAACGAAGTGACGCTGCTCGTCGCCTCTGACGTAGCTGCGCGCGGCCTCGATATTCCCACCGTCAGTCACGTCTTCAACTTCGATTTGCCAACCCATGCGGAAGACTATGTCCACCGCATCGGTCGTACCGGCCGAGCCGGTCGCGAAGGAACGGCCGTTTCCATCGCCACCAAAGCCGACCGGAAATATATCGACGCCATCGAGGCACTGACTGGAGACTCGGTTGAGTGGCTTGGTGAGATCGATTTCTCGTCCAGCTCATCCGAGGGCGATAACGAAGAACGGGGCAATTCACGCAGATCATCCCACCGTGGCCGTGGCAAACAGCGATCCGATGCGCCCAGAAGTGCTGAAGCACCAAAGAAGGCAGACGCTCCCAAGCAGCAGGAAGATCGGCGTCAGGAAAAGGCTCCCGCTCCGCGCAAGAAGGAACAGCCAGCACCAGTCTCCGCTCCCGTCAGCGCTGCAAATTATGGTGAGCCATCACCGCGTTCCGTCCCTTCCCGAAACGAGTCACCGCGCAACAACCGGGGTCGTTCCAAGGATCACGGTGAACGACAGGTGATCGGCATGGGCGATCATGTCCCGGCTTTTCTTCTGTTGCCCATTCGTCCGACCAGGGAGAAGGAACAGGAGAACGGCAGCGCCGATTGA
- a CDS encoding iron-sulfur cluster assembly accessory protein — protein MAGRFQVLSISDEAADFIRSIVDGSDEPIKGIRIGVKNGGCAGMEYVLDKVTEVNPADDLVEDKGVSVYVDPKAVLFLLGTELGYEQTKFRSGLTFNNPNQTSACGCGESVELTPVDPSALDALRNNA, from the coding sequence ATGGCTGGCAGATTTCAGGTTCTGTCGATCTCGGATGAGGCCGCCGATTTCATCCGGTCGATTGTTGACGGCTCAGACGAGCCGATCAAGGGCATCCGGATCGGCGTCAAGAACGGCGGCTGTGCCGGTATGGAGTATGTGCTGGACAAGGTTACCGAGGTCAATCCGGCGGATGATCTGGTCGAGGACAAGGGCGTGTCCGTCTATGTCGACCCGAAGGCGGTGCTCTTTCTGTTGGGAACCGAGCTCGGCTATGAGCAGACCAAGTTCAGGTCGGGGCTAACTTTCAATAACCCTAACCAGACGTCTGCCTGTGGCTGCGGGGAATCGGTTGAACTGACGCCTGTTGATCCTTCTGCGCTGGATGCGTTGCGTAACAACGCCTGA
- the glnA gene encoding type I glutamate--ammonia ligase has translation MTTAAEIVKLISEQEVKYVDIRFTDPRGKLQHVTVIEDQVDEDFLEEGFMFDGSSIAGWKSIEASDMKLMPDCDSAYIDPFYAEKTLCIHCSVVEPDTGAPYERDPRGTALKAEAYLKATGIGDVAYFGPEAEFFIFDDVRYSNTMNKVSYEVDAADAAWNTDTEYESGNTGHRPGVKGGYFPVNPTDYAQDMRSEMLSTMKSLGMKVDKHHHEVASCQHELGLIFGSLTKQGDELQKYKYVIHNVAQAYGKSATFMPKPIYGDNGTGMHCNMSIWKDGKPLFAGDKYADLSDEALYFIGGILKHAKALNAFTNPSTNSYKRLIPGFEAPVLRAYSARNRSGCIRIPWTDSPKAKRVEARFPDPSANPYLCFAALLMAGLDGIKNKIHPGEAMDKNLYDLPPEELEGIPTVCGSLREALEELKADSDFLLAGDVFTKDQIAGYIELKEEEIQLFEHTPHPVEFLMYYSC, from the coding sequence ATGACCACAGCAGCTGAAATCGTCAAATTGATCTCAGAGCAGGAAGTCAAATATGTTGACATCCGTTTTACCGACCCTCGCGGTAAATTGCAGCACGTAACCGTAATCGAAGACCAGGTCGATGAAGACTTCCTCGAAGAAGGCTTCATGTTTGACGGTTCCTCTATCGCCGGCTGGAAATCTATCGAAGCTTCCGATATGAAGCTGATGCCAGACTGCGACAGCGCTTACATCGATCCGTTCTACGCTGAAAAGACCCTCTGCATTCACTGCTCTGTTGTTGAGCCGGACACCGGCGCTCCTTACGAACGCGACCCGCGCGGCACCGCTCTGAAAGCCGAAGCTTACCTGAAAGCAACCGGTATCGGCGACGTTGCATACTTCGGTCCTGAAGCTGAATTCTTCATCTTCGACGACGTTCGTTATTCCAACACCATGAACAAGGTTTCCTACGAAGTTGACGCAGCTGACGCAGCTTGGAACACCGACACCGAATACGAATCCGGCAACACCGGTCATCGTCCCGGCGTCAAGGGTGGCTACTTCCCGGTAAACCCGACCGACTACGCTCAGGACATGCGCTCCGAGATGCTTTCCACCATGAAATCTCTCGGCATGAAAGTTGACAAGCATCACCACGAAGTGGCTTCTTGCCAGCACGAACTGGGCCTGATTTTCGGCAGCCTGACTAAACAGGGCGACGAGCTGCAGAAATACAAGTATGTGATCCACAACGTTGCACAGGCATACGGCAAGTCCGCTACCTTCATGCCTAAGCCGATCTATGGCGACAACGGCACCGGCATGCACTGCAACATGTCCATCTGGAAAGACGGCAAGCCACTCTTCGCTGGCGACAAATATGCCGATCTGTCCGACGAAGCCCTATACTTCATCGGTGGTATCCTGAAACATGCGAAAGCCCTGAACGCTTTCACCAACCCGTCCACCAACTCCTACAAGCGCCTGATCCCGGGCTTTGAAGCTCCGGTTCTTCGTGCCTATTCCGCACGCAACCGTTCTGGCTGCATCCGTATTCCTTGGACCGATTCTCCGAAGGCAAAACGCGTTGAAGCCCGCTTCCCGGATCCGTCCGCCAACCCGTATCTCTGCTTTGCAGCTCTGCTGATGGCTGGTCTTGACGGCATCAAGAACAAGATCCATCCGGGTGAAGCTATGGACAAGAACCTCTACGATCTGCCACCAGAAGAACTCGAAGGTATCCCAACCGTTTGCGGTTCCCTGCGTGAAGCTCTTGAAGAACTCAAAGCTGATAGCGACTTCCTGCTTGCTGGCGACGTGTTCACCAAAGACCAGATCGCTGGCTACATCGAACTGAAGGAAGAAGAAATCCAGCTGTTCGAACACACCCCGCATCCGGTTGAATTCCTGATGTACTACAGCTGCTAA